From the genome of Pseudomonas sihuiensis:
GTCGAGACCGGCATCTGGGAATGCACGCCGGGGCGCTGGCGCCGACAGATTGTGCAGCAGGAGTTCTGTCACTTCGTGGCTGGGCGCTGCACCTTCACGCCTGACGGCGGTGAGCCCATCGAGATTCGCGCCGGCGACGCCCTGATGATGCCGGCCAATACCCTTGGCATCTGGGACATACAAGAAACGGTGCGCAAGACCTATGTGCTGATCTTCTGAGTCAGCCCCTTTTCAGTACTGCCTAGAACAACAACTCACGAGGTATCCCATGCTGAAGAAACTCCTGCCGTGCCTGATCCTGGCCGGCACCGCTCATGCCGCTGATAGCGTGCGCATCTACAACTGGACCGATTACATCGCCCCGGACACCCTCAAGCAGTTCGAAAAGAGCAGCGGTCTGGGTACCCATTACGACGTCTACGACAGCAACGAGACGCTGGACGCCAAGCTGATGGCCGGTCGCTCCGGCTACGACGTGGTGTTCCCTTCCAACCACTTCATGGCCCGGCAGATTCAGGGTGGCGCGCTGAAGAAGCTCGACCGCAGCAAGCTGCCGAACTGGAACAACCTCAGCCCGGTACTGATGAAGACGCTGGAGGTGAACGATCCGGGCAACGAGCACGGCTTCCCCTATCTGTGGGGCAGCACCGGTATCGGCTACAACGTAGACAAGGTGCGCGCCGTGCTGGGCGAGGAGGTGAAGATGGACAGCTGGGACGTGCTGTTCGACCCGGTCAAGCTGGCCAAGCTCAACCAGTGCGGCGTGGCGATCCTCGACAACGGCCCGGAAATGCTGCCGATTGCCCTGCATCACCTGGGCCTGCCACACCACAGCAAGAACCCTGAGGACTACAAGCGCGCCGAAGCGTTATTGATGGAGATGCGCAAGAACGTGCGTTATTTCCACTCTTCCAAATACGTCGGTGATCTGGCCAATGGCGAGATCTGCATGGCGGTGGGCTTTTCCGGCGACATCATGCAGGCTGGCGCCCGTGCCGCTGAGGCGGGTAACGGGGTGAAGATCCAGTACGAGATTCCCAAGGAAGGCGCGCCGATCTGGTTCGACATGGTGGCCATGCCGGTCGATGCCGGCAACGAAGAGGGCGCGTACGCCTTCATGAACTACCTGCTGCAGCCCGAGGTAATGGCGGCCATCAGCAATCATGTGAAGTACGCCAATGGTAACACCAAGGCCGACGCGCTGGTCGACCCGGCGCTGAAGGCCGATCCGACCGTGTATCCGCCAGAGGCGGTGATGGACAAGCTGTACACCCTGGAGGCCATGCCGCTGAAGATCGACCGTGTGCGCACGCGTATCTGGAGCAAGGTCAAGAGCGGCGTCTGAGCGTCTACTCGATGAAAAAAGCCCCGGCATGCCGGGGCTTTTGTTGTGCGTCATTCAATCGCTCATGGTTCAGACCTTGAAACGCCCCAGCAGGCGATCCTGCTGGCCAACCTGTTCCACCATCGAGCCGCACTGGCGCACCTGCTGTTCGGCGCCGCCAGCCAGTTCATGGCTGATGTCGCGAATGTTGGTGGTGTTGCGGTTGATCTCCTCGGTGGTGGCGCTTTGCTCCTCGGCCGCGGTGGCGATCTGCAGGTTCATGTCGTTGATGCGGGTGATCGCCTCGCGGATACGGCCGAGCATGTCGTTGGCCGCGCCGGCGTCTTCGGCCGTCTTGCTGGCCGTGTCGCGGCTCTGTTGCATGCGGCTTTCGGCCTGACGCACACCGCCTTGCAGTTGATCGATCATCTGGCGGATTTCCTGGGTGGCCTGCTGCGTGCGCGAGGCCAGCGAGCGCACCTCATCGGCGACCACGGCAAAGCCACGGCCGGATTCACCGGCGCGCGCGGCTTCGATGGCGGCGTTCAGTGCCAGCAGGTTGGTCTGCTCGGCGATGCTGGTGATGACCTGCAGAATCGACTCGATGTTGTGGCTGAGCTTGGCCAGCTCGTTGATCGCGTGGCTGGTGCCATCCATCTCGTCGGCCAGATGGCGGATCGCCGCGCTGGATTGCGACACCACGCGCACGCCGTTTTCGGTTTCTTCGTTGGCGGCGACGGCGGCCTGGGCTGCGGCCTGGGCGTTGCGCGCCACTTCCTCGGCAGTCGAGGCCATTTCCTGCATAGCGGTGGCAAGCTGATCCAGCTCTTGCAGCTGTTCCTGCAGGCGGCGCGCGGCCTGTTCCGACTCGTTTGAGGTCAGAGCCGTACTTTCGCGGACCTGGCGCGAGCTGCCCATGACGTCGCCAATCAACGTCTGCAGGGTCTGCAGGAAGCGGTTGAATTCCTGCGACAGCTCGCCGATCTCGTCGTTGCTGGTGATCGCCAGGCGGCGAGTCAGGTCACCTTCGCCGCTGTTGATCTCACGCAACGAGGTGCTGAGCAGGCTCAGTGGTTTGAGCAGGCTGTTCATCAGCAGGCCCAGCACCACCAAGCTGATTGCCACACCGACCACGGTGCCGACCACGGCCAGCCAGGTCAGGCGGTTGGCTTCGGCCATCACCACGCTCTCGTCCAGCACCACGCCGATGTACCAGTCCATGCCGCGCAGGTTGGGTAGCGGGGTGAAGGAGACCAGCAGGTTCTTGCCGCCGGCCTCGACTTCGCGCAGTTCCTTGCTCAGCGTCGGGCTCTGGCCGTCGAACAGTTCGCTGTAGGACTTGCCGTTGTACTCGGCATTGGGGTGGGAAATGATATTGCCCGAGCGGCTGAGCAGGAAGGCATAGCCGGCGCCATTGAAGTCCAGGGTGTTGATCGCATCGGCGACCGATTGCAGGCGGATATCGCCACCGAACACGCCGAGAAACTGACCCGCGTCGCTGATCCGGGCGACAGCAGAGATGAGGATTTCATTGGTGGTGGAGTCGACGTAGGGTTCGGTCAGCACTGCCTGGTTGCCAGCCTTGCCGGTCGCATACCAGGGGCGTTTACGGCCGTCCCAGTCGGCGCTGGGTTTCCAGTCGTCACTGTTCTTGATTGGCTTGCCGTCCGCTTCCAGCGCACCGAAGACCAGAATGAACTCGTTCTTGAGCAGTGGCGCATCGAATACACGCTGGTTTTCTTCAGGGCTGTAGCTGCTGTCGATGGTTTGCGACATCAGGTCAATCAGACGCAGTTTGGCGTTTAGCCAATTCTCGATCTGTCTGGCCAATGCATTGCTCGATTCGGCAATGCTCGATTCGACCTGACTGCGCAGTGTGTCGCGGACCTGGCTGACCTGGGATAGCGACAGCAGGCTGGTGGTAAGGAACAGCACGGTAGCGGCCGCGATACCGACCTTGTGGGCGATTTTCATGAATGGGCTCCTGGGCACCAAGACGACGGGGCTGCATCCATGCAAGGCAGTTGTCTGCAAGGCAAATACAGTGCTGGCTTTTCGCCGGCGGGACGTGTGGTCTCTCTGTACGTTTTTGTATCGGCTCTCAGGTGCCGTTCTTGAGCCTCAGCCGCGCTTTCTGTGCAAGCGACTGGTATTGACCACATCCACCGCGCGGGCGCGCAGTTGACCGCAACCGCCGTCGACATCCTGGCCGGCCGAATTGCGCACCTTGGTCAGCACGCCACGGCTGTGCAGATAACGCACCATCTCGACGATGCGCTCGCCGTCGGGGCGCTGGTAGTCGTCGGCTTCCAGGCTGTTGTAGGGGATCAGGTTGAGCACGGCGAACTTGCCCTTGAACAGGCGCAGGATGTTGTCCATCTCTTCCTGGCTGTCGTTGATGCCCTTGAGCAGGGTCCACTGGTACTGGATCGGGTAGTCGATGGTGCGCGCGTAGGCTTCGCCCAGTTCCACCAGCTCTTCAGGATCGATGCGCGGCGCCTTGGGCAGCAGGCGTTGGCGCAGTTCGGCGTCAGTGGTATGCAGCGACAGCGCCAGGGCAGGGCGCACGCGTTGCTTGGGCAGGCGCTCGAACACCCGCGGGTCACCAACGGTGGAGAACACCAGGTTGCGCTGACCGATACCGCCCTCGGTGCCGAGCAGATCGATGGCCTCAAGAACGTTGTCGAGATTGTGCGCCGGCTCGCCCATGCCCATGAACACCACTTTCTTCACCGGGCGAAAGCGCCGACCCAGGGCGACCTGGGCGACCATCTCGGCGCTGCTGAGCTGGCGCAGCAGACCGCTCTTGCCGGTCATGCAGAACACACAGGCTACCGCGCAGCCCACCTGGCTGGAGATGCACAGGCCATCACGTGGCAACAGTACGCTTTCCACCATCTGTTTGTCGGCCAGCTCCACCAGCAGGCGAGCCGAGCCGTCGGCGCCAGGGTGTTCGGAGCGCAGCCGGGCCAGTGCGTCCAGTTCGCTGGCGATAGCAGGCAGCCCTTCACGTACCGTCAGTGGCAGGAAGTTCTCGGTCTTCTGATGCTTGGTGCCGGTATCCAACGGCTTGCCCTGCAGCCAGGCACGGGTAATGCGCCCGATATGCTGGGGTTTGGCGCCAAGGTCGGCGAGGCGTTGGTTGAGTTCGGTGAGCTGCATGGGGCGCGCATGCTATCACTTGGCCGTGGGGGCGACCACGTCGAAGCGTAGCGCGCCGATCATCTGCCCGGCTTCGGTGACGACCCGCACCTGCCAGCGGCCTTCGGGCGAGGCGGGGAAGTTGAGTTTGTGCGTCCAGGCGCGATAGCCCTCCTTGCGCCCGCCGTTGATGTCCAGGGCAATGCGGTCGACTTCCTGACCGTTGTGCTGCCAGACGTGGTAGATGCGCTCGTTGAGGCCGCGTGGAGCATTGATCGAGGTGTAGGCGTAGAGCCCGTCATTGAGCAATTGCTCAGGGCTGATCTGCCGCAGGCTTTCGCCTGGCGTGCGCTGCGCGCCATCGAAGTGATCGCTGATCGCTACCTCGGTCAGCCACAGCGTTGCCGGCGGCACCCAGACTCGCGCCATCCAGCCGGCGCTGGCCATCGCCAGAGGCAGGGCAGCCAGCAACACAATGCGCCGCCAACCAGCGAAACCGATCAAGCCGGGCAGGCTTGGTAAAGCCAGTACCGTGGCAACCGCCAGAGCGATCCGGTAGCTCTGCGGGGTACTGAGGTGAAAGATGATCGGCAACGCGGTCAGCATCACCGCGAACAGCGCCAGGCTGTGAAAGATCAACAGCAACCAGCGCCTGGGCGCCAGCCAGCGGTAGTAAATCGGGTCGGTGATCGAGGCCAGGGCGGCGATCGCCAGCAGGCCGCTGAACAGTAACTGCCCGCTGTTCCAGGTGGTGGTGATGAAGAAGAACGGCAAGACGAAGAACAGACTTTCCTGGTGGATCATCTGTGTGCCGTAGCGCAGCAGCGGCAACGGCAATTCGAAGCCGAAGCGCCGGGCAATGCGTTCACGCAGCAGGTTCTCCAGAATCAACCAGACCCAACTGACCAGCAATACTACGCCGAGTACCTTGGCCAGGTACGCCTGGCGGTCGACCAGGAGAAAACTGGCCACGCCCGAGCAGAAGCCGAACAGGGCGACCAGGCCTGGGTAACGGCGCAGCAGGGCGATCAGCGTGGGGATGCGGTCGAGCACGACTTTCATGGCAGCAGCAAATGACAGTGTTGGGCGCGCATCCTAGGTAGCCCGAGCCTTGGCTGCAAGCGAGTCGTCAGCTGCGCTGGCGGTGTCGGGCCGCTTGCGGCACTATTGCGCCCCCGTTTCACCACCGAGTCCGAAAACGATGAAATTCATCCATCAACGCGAGCATCTGGAAGAGGGCGATCTGGTGGTCATCCAGTGTTCGCAGCCCTGCAACATCCGCCTGATGAACGATGCCAACTTTCGCGCGTTCAGGAACCGTGGTCGGCACAGTTATCACGGCGGCGCCTTCATCAAGTTCCCAGCGAAGATTCGCGTGCCCTCCAGTGGTTTCTGGAACATCACGCTGGATACCGTCAGCCGTCGTGCGGTGAGCGTGACGCGCAAGCCGCAGATGGAGTACAGCATCAAGATCGTCCGTCGCCCGGGCGCCTGATGCTCGCCGCTGCAGGTGAAGAAAAAAGCTAAACGCTGACAGCCAGGTCGAGGTCACAACTCGTGAACCTCGAAAAAGGAGAGTCAGCATGCTGAAGTTTCTGGGCGGTACCGTCGGTATCATTTTCATCATCGGCCTGATCGTGGTGGTGGGATTGCTCTCACTGATCTTCTAGCCAATGAATGGCCCCGCTGCGTGCAGCGGGGCTGATCGCATTCAGAGCCGTTTGCGCTGGTTGCCCTGGTGCTGCTCGCAGGTCATGAAGCCCTTGCTGTCGACCCGGCCGTTGACGTCGAAGTCCACGTAATAGGGCTGCTCCAGGCCGTCGACATTCAGCACGTAGTTGTTGCAGGTGCCGCCTGTGACACTGTTGCGCACGTCCGAAGAGGGTGGCCCACCGAGGGTGCGTACCTGTTCCTGAGTCATGCCGTGGTCGACCTGCTTGACCAATGGCTCATTGCGGAAGGTCAGGTAATCGGCCGGGTTCTCGAAGGTCGAGCAACCGCTCACCGCAGCCGCTACGGCCAGTAATGCAAGGCTGTGCTTGTACATGTCATCGCTCCGTCGATTGAGCCGAAATGGCTCGACATGTTTTGGAGCCGCGTCCGTGCATGAGAGTTCGAGTTTTTCGATGATCGGCGCGAGTCGCGCCTCATTCGTCGCTGCATGAATGAAAAGAGCCCGCGATTGCGGGCTCTTTTGCATCAGTCGTCGTAGCCCAGGTTCGGCATCAGCCAGCGTTCGCTGACAGCGATGTCCTGGCCCTTGCGCTTGCTGTACTGCTCGATCTGATCCTTGTCCACCTTGCCCACGGCGAAGTACTGCGCCTCGGGGTGGGCGAAGTACCAGCCGGACACTGCTGCCGCAGGGAACATGGCGTAGTGCTCGGTGAGAAACACGCCGCTCTTGCCGGCCTTGTGGTAGTCAGCCTCGGGGTCGAGCAGCTTGAACAGCGTGGCCTTCTCGGTGTGATCCGGGCAGGCCGGGTAGCCGGGGGCAGGGCGGATGCCCTTGTACTGCTCGCGGATCAGTGCTTCGTTGTCCAGCTGTTCATCCCTGGCATAACCCCAGTAGTCCTTGCGCACACGCTCGTGCAGCCATTCGGCGCAGGCCTCGGCCAGGCGGTCGGCCAGGGCCTTGACCATGATCGAGTTGTAGTCGTCGCCCTTGGCCTCATAGGCCTTGGCCACTTCCTCGGCACCGATGCCAGCGGTGGTGATGAAGCCGCCGACGTAGTCGGTCACACCGCTTTCCTTCGGCGCGACGAAGTCGGCCAGCGACAGGTTCGGCTTGCCGTCGGGCTTGATGGTCTGCTGGCGCAGGTGGTGCAGGGTGGCCAGGGGCTTGCCGTCGTTACCATAGACTTCGATGTCGTCATGGGCGACCTGGTTGGCCGGCCAGAAGCCGAACACCGCGCGGGCCTTGATCAGTTTCTCGTCGATCAGCTTCTTCAGCATCGCCTGGGCGTCGTCAAACAACGCGGTGGCAGCTTCGCCAACCACTTCGTCGGTGAGGATGCGAGGGTACTTGCCAGCCAGGTCCCAGGAGATGAAGAACGGTGTCCAGTCGATGTACTCGGCCAGGGTCGCCAGGTCGATGTCGTCAAGCACCTGGGTACCGGTGAAGCTCGGCTTGGGCGCGACGTAGCCGTTCCAGTCGAAGGCCGGCTTGTTGGCGATGGCATCGGCATAGCCCAGGCGCTCGGTGCGCGAGGCTCGGGCCGAGGTGCGTTCACGCACCACCACGTATTCCTCGCGGGTCTTGCGCACGAAATCGGCCTTCAGCTCCTTGGACAACAGCTGGGTGGCCACGCCGACGGCGCGCGAAGCGTCGGTGACGTAGACCACCGCGTCGTTGCTGTACTGCGGGTCGATCTTCACCGCGGTGTGGGCCTTGGAGGTGGTGGCGCCACCGATCATCAATGGCAAGGTGAAGCCCTGGCGCTGCATTTCCTTGGCGACATGCACCATCTCGTCCAGCGAGGGAGTGATCAGGCCGGACAGGCCAATGATGTCGCACTTCTCGGCGATGGCGGTCTGCAGGATTTTCTCCGCCGGCACCATCACGCCGAGGTCGACGATGTCGTAGCCGTTACAGCCCAGCACCACGCCGACGATGTTCTTGCCGATATCGTGTACGTCACCCTTGACCGTGGCCATGAGGATCTTGCCCTTGGCTTCCGGCTTGTCGCCTTTCTCCGCTTCGATGAAGGGAATCAGGTGGGCAACGGCCTGCTTCATAACGCGGGCAGACTTGACCACCTGGGGCAGGAACATCTTGCCCGAGCCGAACAGGTCGCCGACCACGTTCATGCCGCTCATCAGCGGGCCTTCGATGACCTCGATGGGGCGCGCGCATTGCTGGCGGCACTCCTCGGTGTCTTCGACGATAAAGGCAGTGATGCCTTTGACCAGCGCGTGTTCCAGGCGCTTGTCCACCGGCAGCGAGCGCCACTCCTCGTTCTCGACTTCCTTGACGGCGCCGTCGCCCTTGTACTTGTCGGCGATGGCGAGCAGGGCGTCGGTGCCGCCGGATGTGCGGTTGAGCACCACATCCTCGACCTTGTCGCGCAGCTCCTTGGGAATCTCGTCGTAGATTTCCAGTTGGCCGGCGTTGACGATGCCCATGGTCAGGCCGTTCTGGATCGCGTAGTAGAGAAATACCGAGTGGATCGCTTCACGCACCGGGTTGTTGCCGCGAAACGAGAACGACACGTTGGAGACGCCACCCGAGCTCAGCGCATAGGGCAGGTTGTCGCGAATGAAGGCGCAGGCCTCGATGAAGTCCACGGCGTAGTTGTTGTGCTCTTCGATGCCGGTGGCCACGGCGAAGATGTTCGGGTCGAAGATGATGTCTTCCGGCGGGAAGCCCACTTCGTTGACCAGAATGTCGTAGCTGCGCTGGCAGATTTCCTTCTTGCGCGCGGCGGTATCGGCCTGGCCGACCTCGTCGAAGGCCATCACCACCACGGCGGCGCCGTAGCGCTTGCACAGCTTGGCGTGGTGCTTGAACTGCTCGACGCCTTCCTTCATCGAGATCGAGTTGACGATGCCCTTGCCCTGGATGCACTTCAGGCCCGCTTCGATCACTTCCCACTTGGAGGAGTCGATCATGATCGGCACGCGCGAGATGTCCGGCTCACCGGCGATCAGGTTGAGGAACCTAACCATGGCGGCCTTGGAGTCGAGCATGCCTTCGTCCATGTTGATGTCGATCACCTGAGCGCCGGCTTCCACCTGCTGCAGGGCGACTTCCAGTGCCTCGGTGTAGTTCTCCTCGCGGATCAGGCGGGCGAACTTGGCGGAGCCGGTGATGTTGGTACGCTCGCCGACGTTGACGAACAGCGAGTTGCGGTCGATGGTGAAGGGCTCGAGGCCCGACAGGCGGCAGGCCTTGGGAATCTCTGGAATGGTGCGAGGTTGGTACTTGGCGACCGCCTCGGCAATGGCCTGGATATGCCCTGGCGTGGTGCCGCAGCAACCGCCAATGATGTTGAGAAAGCCGCTGGCGGCGAACTCTTCGACCACCGCAGCCATCTCGGCAGGCGATTCGTCGTACTCGCCGAAGGCGTTGGGCAGGCCGGCGTTGGGGTGCGCAGAGACGTGGGTGTCTGCCTTGTTCGACAGTTCTTCCAGGTAAGGGCGCAGGTCTTTGGCGCCAAGGGCGCAGTTCAGACCGACGGAGATAGGGTTGGCGTGCCGTACCGAGTTCCAGAACGCCTCGGTGGTTTGGCCGGACAGTGTACGGCCGGAGGCGTCGGTGATGGTGCCGGAAATCATGATCGGCAACTCGACGCCGTCTTCATCGAACACTTGCTGCACGGCGAAGATCGCCGCCTTGGCGTTGAGGGTGTCGAAGATGGTCTCGATCAGGATCAGGTCGGCGCCGCCTGCGATCAGGCCGCGAGTGGCCTCGGTGTAGTTGTCTACCAGTTCATCGAAGGTAACGTTGCGGTAGCCGGGATCGTTAACGTCAGGGGAAATCGAGCAGGTACGGCTGGTCGGGCCAAGCACGCCGGCGACGAAGCGCGGGCGATCCGGGGTTTCCAGGGTCTTGGCGTCGGCCACTTCACGAGCTACACGGGCACCGGCGACGTTCAGCTCATAGGCCAGGCCCTCCATGCCGTAGTCGGCCTGGGATACCTGGGTGGCATTGAAGGTATTGGTTTCCAGAATGTCGGCGCCGGCATCCAGATAAGCCTTCTCGATGGCTGCGATGATCTGCGGCTGGCTGAGCAGCAGCAGGTCGTTGTTGCCTTTGACGTCGCTCGGCCAGTCGGCGAAGCGCTCGCCGCGGTAGTCGGCCTCTTCCAGCTTGTAGCTCTGGATCATGGTGCCCATGCCGCCATCGAGGATCA
Proteins encoded in this window:
- a CDS encoding cupin domain-containing protein, encoding MNITHFRNTPNVGLDESNPVAVPLSEPVAVTSTTSVERSDGVETGIWECTPGRWRRQIVQQEFCHFVAGRCTFTPDGGEPIEIRAGDALMMPANTLGIWDIQETVRKTYVLIF
- a CDS encoding polyamine ABC transporter substrate-binding protein, with amino-acid sequence MLKKLLPCLILAGTAHAADSVRIYNWTDYIAPDTLKQFEKSSGLGTHYDVYDSNETLDAKLMAGRSGYDVVFPSNHFMARQIQGGALKKLDRSKLPNWNNLSPVLMKTLEVNDPGNEHGFPYLWGSTGIGYNVDKVRAVLGEEVKMDSWDVLFDPVKLAKLNQCGVAILDNGPEMLPIALHHLGLPHHSKNPEDYKRAEALLMEMRKNVRYFHSSKYVGDLANGEICMAVGFSGDIMQAGARAAEAGNGVKIQYEIPKEGAPIWFDMVAMPVDAGNEEGAYAFMNYLLQPEVMAAISNHVKYANGNTKADALVDPALKADPTVYPPEAVMDKLYTLEAMPLKIDRVRTRIWSKVKSGV
- a CDS encoding methyl-accepting chemotaxis protein is translated as MGSSRQVRESTALTSNESEQAARRLQEQLQELDQLATAMQEMASTAEEVARNAQAAAQAAVAANEETENGVRVVSQSSAAIRHLADEMDGTSHAINELAKLSHNIESILQVITSIAEQTNLLALNAAIEAARAGESGRGFAVVADEVRSLASRTQQATQEIRQMIDQLQGGVRQAESRMQQSRDTASKTAEDAGAANDMLGRIREAITRINDMNLQIATAAEEQSATTEEINRNTTNIRDISHELAGGAEQQVRQCGSMVEQVGQQDRLLGRFKV
- a CDS encoding RNA methyltransferase, which produces MQLTELNQRLADLGAKPQHIGRITRAWLQGKPLDTGTKHQKTENFLPLTVREGLPAIASELDALARLRSEHPGADGSARLLVELADKQMVESVLLPRDGLCISSQVGCAVACVFCMTGKSGLLRQLSSAEMVAQVALGRRFRPVKKVVFMGMGEPAHNLDNVLEAIDLLGTEGGIGQRNLVFSTVGDPRVFERLPKQRVRPALALSLHTTDAELRQRLLPKAPRIDPEELVELGEAYARTIDYPIQYQWTLLKGINDSQEEMDNILRLFKGKFAVLNLIPYNSLEADDYQRPDGERIVEMVRYLHSRGVLTKVRNSAGQDVDGGCGQLRARAVDVVNTSRLHRKRG
- a CDS encoding DUF5924 family protein, which gives rise to MKVVLDRIPTLIALLRRYPGLVALFGFCSGVASFLLVDRQAYLAKVLGVVLLVSWVWLILENLLRERIARRFGFELPLPLLRYGTQMIHQESLFFVLPFFFITTTWNSGQLLFSGLLAIAALASITDPIYYRWLAPRRWLLLIFHSLALFAVMLTALPIIFHLSTPQSYRIALAVATVLALPSLPGLIGFAGWRRIVLLAALPLAMASAGWMARVWVPPATLWLTEVAISDHFDGAQRTPGESLRQISPEQLLNDGLYAYTSINAPRGLNERIYHVWQHNGQEVDRIALDINGGRKEGYRAWTHKLNFPASPEGRWQVRVVTEAGQMIGALRFDVVAPTAK
- a CDS encoding DUF1883 domain-containing protein, with the translated sequence MKFIHQREHLEEGDLVVIQCSQPCNIRLMNDANFRAFRNRGRHSYHGGAFIKFPAKIRVPSSGFWNITLDTVSRRAVSVTRKPQMEYSIKIVRRPGA
- a CDS encoding small membrane protein YohP — translated: MLKFLGGTVGIIFIIGLIVVVGLLSLIF
- the osmE gene encoding osmotically-inducible lipoprotein OsmE, encoding MYKHSLALLAVAAAVSGCSTFENPADYLTFRNEPLVKQVDHGMTQEQVRTLGGPPSSDVRNSVTGGTCNNYVLNVDGLEQPYYVDFDVNGRVDSKGFMTCEQHQGNQRKRL
- the metH gene encoding methionine synthase; the encoded protein is MSDRSARLQALQQALKERILILDGGMGTMIQSYKLEEADYRGERFADWPSDVKGNNDLLLLSQPQIIAAIEKAYLDAGADILETNTFNATQVSQADYGMEGLAYELNVAGARVAREVADAKTLETPDRPRFVAGVLGPTSRTCSISPDVNDPGYRNVTFDELVDNYTEATRGLIAGGADLILIETIFDTLNAKAAIFAVQQVFDEDGVELPIMISGTITDASGRTLSGQTTEAFWNSVRHANPISVGLNCALGAKDLRPYLEELSNKADTHVSAHPNAGLPNAFGEYDESPAEMAAVVEEFAASGFLNIIGGCCGTTPGHIQAIAEAVAKYQPRTIPEIPKACRLSGLEPFTIDRNSLFVNVGERTNITGSAKFARLIREENYTEALEVALQQVEAGAQVIDINMDEGMLDSKAAMVRFLNLIAGEPDISRVPIMIDSSKWEVIEAGLKCIQGKGIVNSISMKEGVEQFKHHAKLCKRYGAAVVVMAFDEVGQADTAARKKEICQRSYDILVNEVGFPPEDIIFDPNIFAVATGIEEHNNYAVDFIEACAFIRDNLPYALSSGGVSNVSFSFRGNNPVREAIHSVFLYYAIQNGLTMGIVNAGQLEIYDEIPKELRDKVEDVVLNRTSGGTDALLAIADKYKGDGAVKEVENEEWRSLPVDKRLEHALVKGITAFIVEDTEECRQQCARPIEVIEGPLMSGMNVVGDLFGSGKMFLPQVVKSARVMKQAVAHLIPFIEAEKGDKPEAKGKILMATVKGDVHDIGKNIVGVVLGCNGYDIVDLGVMVPAEKILQTAIAEKCDIIGLSGLITPSLDEMVHVAKEMQRQGFTLPLMIGGATTSKAHTAVKIDPQYSNDAVVYVTDASRAVGVATQLLSKELKADFVRKTREEYVVVRERTSARASRTERLGYADAIANKPAFDWNGYVAPKPSFTGTQVLDDIDLATLAEYIDWTPFFISWDLAGKYPRILTDEVVGEAATALFDDAQAMLKKLIDEKLIKARAVFGFWPANQVAHDDIEVYGNDGKPLATLHHLRQQTIKPDGKPNLSLADFVAPKESGVTDYVGGFITTAGIGAEEVAKAYEAKGDDYNSIMVKALADRLAEACAEWLHERVRKDYWGYARDEQLDNEALIREQYKGIRPAPGYPACPDHTEKATLFKLLDPEADYHKAGKSGVFLTEHYAMFPAAAVSGWYFAHPEAQYFAVGKVDKDQIEQYSKRKGQDIAVSERWLMPNLGYDD